A single Nicotiana tabacum cultivar K326 chromosome 5, ASM71507v2, whole genome shotgun sequence DNA region contains:
- the LOC107761521 gene encoding uncharacterized protein LOC107761521, whose amino-acid sequence MAELQQPDAPITAAAIPSATATTITSNTTSIAPPPPPSDNPPTNNVNSNNIGPSLAPKRQRRPSVRLGEIGNSPSDTHFRRGPKTWRFHKDPTLAAKTSKTRPLTNLVNGGAGGDNYDDNNNIVEDTNNYNFDLGNRKSKSRKPTKRVRTNWHSSKFDTLNGGGIHEEANFFREDNNDNEEFREFEPSPGSESPVKEHSPVNSMEHMGLQYWDRRGIRTRVSESRDHHDDLNNEGVNSGDKSSIGVREWLIGLGLGRYAPVFEIHEVDDEVLPMLTLEDLKDMGINAVGSRRKMYNALLKLRKGFS is encoded by the coding sequence ATGGCCGAGCTACAGCAGCCCGACGCCCCCATCACCGCCGCTGCCATCCCTTCCGCCACCGCTACAACCATCACCTCCAATACAACATCTATAGCTCCACCACCTCCCCCATCCGATAACCCTCCAACCAACAACGTCAATAGCAACAACATAGGCCCCAGTTTGGCCCCGAAACGGCAGCGCCGACCAAGTGTTCGATTAGGCGAGATCGGCAACTCGCCTTCCGACACTCACTTCCGAAGAGGCCCCAAAACCTGGCGTTTCCACAAGGACCCTACCCTCGCTGCTAAAACCTCAAAGACCCGGCCTTTAACTAACCTCGTTAACGGCGGCGCCGGCGGCGATAATTAtgacgacaacaacaacatagTCGAGGACACCAACAATTACAACTTTGATTTGGGAAATCGGAAGTCGAAATCGAGGAAACCCACGAAGAGAGTGAGGACAAATTGGCATTCATCTAAGTTTGATACGCTCAATGGTGGAGGAATTCACGAAGAAGCAAACTTTTTCAGGGAAGACAACAATGATAACGAAGAGTTTCGGGAATTCGAGCCGTCACCGGGCTCGGAAAGCCCAGTAAAAGAGCATAGCCCTGTAAACTCTATGGAACACATGGGCCTTCAGTATTGGGATCGGAGGGGGATTAGGACTAGAGTGTCCGAAAGCAGAGACCATCACGATGACCTCAATAATGAAGGAGTGAATTCAGGGGATAAGAGCAGCATTGGAGTAAGGGAATGGTTGATTGGTTTGGGGCTGGGGAGATACGCACCCGTTTTCGAGATACACGAGGTTGACGATGAGGTATTGCCCATGTTGACTCTGGAGGATCTCAAGGATATGGGGATTAATGCTGTTGGTTCCAGAAGAAAAATGTACAATGCGCTACTGAAGCTGCGGAAAGGCTTTTCATGA